A DNA window from Schistocerca gregaria isolate iqSchGreg1 chromosome 2, iqSchGreg1.2, whole genome shotgun sequence contains the following coding sequences:
- the LOC126334659 gene encoding uncharacterized protein CG7065-like isoform X5, with translation MSCWVISPVLNITINIFEKPGETFVELVDKNILSSVRSSPTDLHVPWDDKSKDGGLITFNKRKIAAAHLRTRDIESSFEKKETPVAGANKNLKRHSKEEDTTPRRSDRSSIEQRKSLEVGEDDVDAENKPKSSLSSISSTSISRSRSRSKSKSRSRKKARAQSRSYSPSVSRPAHAPSYREGRLESSRSFHRRTSRGSPIPFSRHRYRRSRSHSRSRSRSRSRPRQRIRSHSKSPVRSHHHKKETPRLSPSHKRSPKEDPIADEKSKWDTFRHEVDKIDREAAKLLKFHEQNPEKHPMYPDEWKKFWSIRYKELQAEGKDPNKHNFKPEWIEFWNKRMLFLHKEDVKNKKEQLKKKLGLPKEEPLPVTSIKKKAPLHANKDGTVMCADPPKNVVTVNDKIQSKSSKHTVSTTKNIRSSHSPMKETFKDREPEVKSKIPEKKVKEKPKVPKQVTEEIIVVEKREENRKPDVIKNSDEAEIVPILRLLTAMESQLGSLGPKINNLMGKALSLEKIESHSADSLLMVPENIVLFETVKEKLKGQLMAGIVEKNMLSATQTCLDLLVNALKKIDDKIIKTAPVSPVLKPSVDFMKPILENVPVAEEPKLVAVPDVNPLDKVAIAQQIAAALVAQGKTDVTQEELEQLINIFTGMAQASKGSGSVVSTAQFVAMQQQQQQQQQQQQQQQQQRQQMGGGSDLMNPQNPAVMMMSNINTASKEPATALQQLLSVVTSKPSSYTVSASGSSKDNVSGLQLLQTAYDEPRNSPITNSIVRGDKQRNISSQGAGMTVDEKKQQPSGHDNRTGKEISYLSEVELQTLLQNFKDLSAHEQQCLITYLRKLEESDPARVEQLRKYVVIEPPVKKSPLNTASKPTPSPDRFQIIAGRRGRLSPFSQRLFSSNSNVEDKESKKPTYEKETENKNDVDDSDEEYTYEEIYAAASKKVKESEEAKAKAKELEKERASVKRSESSSSVTNKSDDPANLLKETKAMIANLMGQLPAKYPNKHNAEQSPRKDIPVIKSAMKKDNLQSPSTSANVSNIYTVNTRSYGGQYNSSQSTHHYTAEDTSNNMAPIQQHYSHYQHTDYSTSYGTPQGTDFSNTVQYQSNYGNEYSNSYNNQPPVTPSQEYSSYSVPPQNTYAVDNYNHYGQTSYQEQRTDYYPYQGQNRTYY, from the exons ATCTCCATGTGCCATGGGATGACAAATCGAAAGATGGTGGATTGAT TActttcaacaaaaggaaaatagCCGCTGCACATCTAAGAACTCGAGACATTGAGAGCAGCTTTGAGAAGAAAGAAACCCCAGTGGCTGGTGCTAATAAGAACCTGAAAAGACATTcaaaggaagaagacaccacacctAGAAGATCAGATAGATCATCGATAGAACAACGCAAAAGTTTAGAAGTTGGAG AAGACGATGTTGATGCAGAAAATAAACCAAAGAGTTCACTCTCTTCAATTTCGAGTACATCTATTTCCAGATCAAGATCCCGATCAAAATCAAAATCAAGATCTAGAAAGAAAGCAAGAGCTCAGTCAAGATCTTATTCTCCATCTGTTTCAAGACCTGCACACGCACCAAGTTATAGAGAAGGCAGGCTAGAAAGTTCAAGGTCCTTCCATAGACGAACAAGTAGAGGATCACCTATACCATTTTCTAGGCACCGATACAGGCGATCTAGATCGCATTCGAGGTCACGGTCTCGTTCACGGTCACGACCTAGGCAGAGAATTAGATCGCACTCGAAGTCTCCTGTCAGATCACACCATCATAAGAAGGAGACTCCTCGGTTATCACCAAGCCATAAAAGATCACCGAAAGAGGACCCAATAGCTGATGAAAAAAGTAAGTGGGATACATTCCGCCATGAAGTTGATAAAATTGACCGAGAGGCAGCCAAACTTTTAAAATTTCATGAACAAAATCCAGAAAAACACCCAATGTatccagatgaatggaaaaaattttGGAGTATAAGATATAAAGAATTACAGGCAGAAGGAAAAGATCCTAacaaacataattttaaacctgAATGGATTGAATTCTGGAACAAAAGAATGTTATTTTTGCATAAGgaagatgtaaaaaataaaaaggaacaactgaaaaagaaattagggCTTCCAAAAGAAGAGCCCCTTCCAGTTACCAGCATAAAAAAGAAAGCACCACTCCATGCTAATAAAGATGGAACAGTTATGTGTGCAGACCCACCAAAGAATGTTGTAACTGTAAATGACAAGATCCAGTCAAAGTCGTCAAAGCACACTGTAAGTACAACTAAAAATATCAGAAGCAGTCACTCTCCTATGAAGGAGACATTTAAAGATAGGGAACCAGAGGTGAAAAGTAAAATACCTGAGAAAAAAGTGAAAGAGAAACCTAAAGTACCCAAACAAGTGACTGAGGAAATAAttgtagttgagaagagagaggagAACAGAAAACCTGATGTGattaagaactcagatgaagcagaAATAGTGccaattttacgtcttcttacagcAATGGAATCACAGTTAGGTTCCCTTGGCCCCAAGATTAATAATTTAATGGGAAAAGCTTTGTCACTAGAAAAAATTGAGTCCCATTCAGCAGATTCCCTCTTAATGGTTCCTGAGAATATTGTATTATTTGAGACTGTTAAGGAAAAACTCAAGGGTCAGCTTATGGCAGGTATAGTTGAAAAAAACATGTTATCGGCGACACAGACATGTCTTGATCTGTTAGTAAATGCCTTGAAGAAAATTGATGATAAGATCATCAAAACAGCACCTGTTTCACCTGTTCTGAAACCTTCAGTTGATTTTATGAAGCCAATTCTGGAAAATGTTCCTGTGGCAGAAGAACCAAAACTTGTGGCTGTTCCAGACGTTAACCCACTGGACAAGGTGGCTATTGCACAGCAGATTGCAGCAGCCCTTGTGGCACAAGGTAAAACAGATGTCACTCAGGAAGAGTTAGagcaattaataaatattttcacagGCATGGCACAGGCTTCGAAAGGTTCTGGCTCAGTCGTATCTACTGCTCAATTTGTtgcaatgcagcagcagcagcagcaacaacaacaacaacaacaacaacaacaacaacagcggcaGCAGATGGGTGGAGGGAGTGATCTCATGAATCCTCAAAATCCTGCTGTAATGATGATGTCAAATATAAATACCGCCTCCAAAGAACCTGCTACTGCATTACAGCAGCTGTTGTCTGTAGTGACCTCCAAACCCTCATCCTATACTGTTTCTGCAAGTGGGAGCTCTAAAGATAATGTAAGTGGTTTACAATTATTGCAAACTGCATATGATGAGCCAAGGAATTCGCCCATAACAAATAGTATTGTTAGAGGTGACAAACAACGTAACATTTCTTCTCAGGGTGCTGGTATGACTGTGGACGAGAAAAAACAGCAACCCAGTGGACATGATAACAGAACAGGAAAAGAGATAAGTTACTTGTCAGAAGTAGAATTACAAACATTGCTTCAAAATTTTAAAGATCTTTCAGCTCATGAACAGCAATGTCTAATAACATACTTACGCAAACTAGAAGAAAGTGACCCAGCTCGAGTAGAACAACTAAGAAAATATGTTGTTATTGAGCCTCCAGTGAAGAAATCCCCATTAAATACGGCTTCTAAACCTACGCCGTCACCAGACAGATTTCAAATCATTGCTGGCAGGAGAGGAAGACTTTCTCCATTTTCGCAGAGACTTTTTAGTTCAAATTCTAATGTAGAGGACAAAGAAAGTAAGAAACCTacatatgaaaaagaaacagaaaacaaaaatgatGTAGATGATTCTGATGAAGAGTATACTTATGAGGAAATATATGCAGCAGCATCTAAGAAGGTTAAAGAGAGTGAAGAAGCAAAGGCAAAAGCAAAAGAACTTGAGAAGGAAAGAGCATCTGTAAAGCGCAGTGAGTCATCTAGTTCTGTTACAAATAAAAGTGATGACCCTGCCAATCTCCTTAAAGAGACAAAAGCAATGATTGCTAATTTAATGGGACAGCTGCCTGCCAAGTACCCAAACAAACATAATGCAGAACAATCTCCAAGGAAAGATATTCCTGTGATAAAATCAGCTATGAAAAAAGACAATCTACAATCACCTTCCACAAGTGCAAATGTAAGCAATATATATACTGTAAATACACGATCATATGGTGGTCAGTATAACTCTAGTCAGTCTACCCACCATTATACTGCTGAGGATACATCAAATAACATGGCTCCTATACAGCAGCATTACTCTCATTATCAGCATACAGATTATTCTACATCTTATGGCACACCACAAGGAACAGACTTCTCAAACACAGTCCAGTATCAGAGTAACTATGGTAATGAATATAGCAACAGTTACAATAACCAACCCCCTGTAACTCCTAGCCAAGAATATTCCAGCTATAGTGTACCTCCTCAAAATACGTATGCAGTGGATAATTATAATCACTATGGACAGACTTCTTACCAAGAGCAGCGGACTGATTATTATCCCTACCAAGGTCAGAATCGTACGTACTATTAG